A single window of Vigna unguiculata cultivar IT97K-499-35 chromosome 1, ASM411807v1, whole genome shotgun sequence DNA harbors:
- the LOC114187676 gene encoding uncharacterized protein LOC114187676, translating into MGPSWVNRTQKNSAEGRFQKKPYSRPVASLWKPRCYNCGGEHLQRDCTRPTRSGGNGMGTRKCYACDQPGHFANRCPNRKTAPASRPQPSSSDRPRAAGRVFAMTSTEATQSGNLILDHYLLFGNSVLVLFNSRASHSFISHDCVKKLGLSTRDLGCELIVLTLVSVQVSTNVACVGCLMEVEDRRFKMNLVCLPLEGLKVILGMGWLSINHVVLDCGRRRIVFPETEGIELVTSGEAVKEMKRGSTCFVIVTQEKKMSIEQQISKIPVVDEYADVFPDEIPELPPSRDIDFSIDLILGAGPVSAAPYRMAPAELAELKN; encoded by the coding sequence ATGGGACCCAGCTGGGTCAACCGCACACAGAAGAATAGTGCTGAGGGAAGATTCCAGAAGAAGCCCTATAGTAGACCAGTTGCGTCTTTATGGAAACCGAGGTGCTATAATTGTGGGGGTGAACATCTGCAGCGAGATTGTACTAGACCCACCCGCAGCGGAGGCAATGGCATGGGCACTCGTAAGTGCTATGCCTGTGATCAGCCAGGACACTTTGCCAACAGATGTCCTAATAGGAAGACTGCTCCAGCATCACGACCTCAGCCATCCTCATCTGACAGGCCGAGAGCCGCAGGCCGGGTTTTTGCCATGACCAGCACAGAGGCCACCCAGTCAGGTAATCTGATTCTGGATCATTATTTACTTTTTGGTAACAGTGTGTTAGTGCTATTCAATTCAAGAGCTTCGCACTCCTTCATATCTCATGATTGCGTGAAGAAATTGGGGTTGTCTACTCGTGACCTTGGATGCGAGTTGATAGTCTTGACACTCGTATCTGTACAGGTTTCAACAAATGTAGCCTGTGTTGGATGCTTGATGGAGGTAGAGGACAGACGCTTCAAAATGAATCTAGTTTGCTTGCCCTTGGAGGGATTGAAGGTCATACTGGGAATGGGCTGGCTGTCTATCAACCACGTGGTGcttgattgtggacggcgcagAATTGTATTCCCAGAAACAGAGGGGATAGAGTTGGTGACGTCTGGAGAGGCAGTGAAAGAGATGAAGAGGGGATCGACTTGTTTTGTGATAGTGAcccaagagaagaaaatgagtatAGAACAGCAGATCAGTAAGATACCGGTAGTGGATGAATATGCCGACGTATTTCCAGACGAGATACCTGAGTTACCACCCAGCCGGGATATAGATTTCTCAATTGATCTAATCCTTGGAGCGGGTCCAGTGTCGGCAGCGCCATACAGAATGGCACCGGCTGAACTAGCAGAGTTGAAGAATTAG
- the LOC114196035 gene encoding ATPase family AAA domain-containing protein 3-B-like → MAFKTYASAIAAAAASAALLNQSTAYADGISPTNPSENQPSPAPPKVRNDHPRTTSAGFDPEALERGVKALKEISTSPHGKKVFEAIKKQEETKQAELAAKVAEFRQMKAQHETERQKIIYDEQKKLAQHQAQTKSQMAKYEDELARKRMQAENEYHRARNQELVKMQEESSIRQEQARRATEEQIQAQRRQTEREKAEIERETIRVRAMAEAEGRAHEAKLAEDVNRRMLVDRANAEREKWVAAINTTFDHIGGGIKAILTDQNKLVVAVGGVTALAAGVYTTREGARVIWGYIDRILGQPSLIRESSRGKYPWSGMFSRGMSSLSRRNDPASASKNGNGFGDVILHPSLQKRIEQLSSATANTKAHQAPFRNMLFYGPPGTGKTMAARELARKSGLDYALMTGGDVAPLGSQAVTKIHQLFDWAKKSNRGLLLFIDEADAFLCERNKTYMSEAQRSALNALLFRTGDQSKDIVLALATNRPGDLDSAVADRIDEVLEFPLPGEEERFKLLKLYLDKYIAQAGSRKSGFVKDLFKGKPQQIEIRGLTDDIVKEAAAKTEGFSGREIAKLMASVQAAVYGSENCVLDPSLFREVVDYKVAEHQQRRKLAGSDKPMP, encoded by the exons ATGGCTTTCAAAACCTACGCATCCGCCATAGCCGCCGCTGCTGCCAGTGCCGCATTACTGAATCAGAGCACGGCTTACGCAGATGGAATTTCACCTACGAATCCTTCTGAAAATCAACCTTCTCCGGCGCCGCCAAAGGTGCGAAACGATCATCCGAGGACCACTTCTGCTGGGTTTGATCCTGAGGCCCTCGAGAGAGGGGTTAAGGCTCTCAAGGAAATTTCCACTTCACCCCACGGGAAAAAG GTCTTTGAAGCCATCAAAAAGCAAGAGGAGACAAAACAAGCAGAGCTTGCTGCAAAGGTTGCTGAGTTTAGGCAAATGAAAGCCCAGCATGAGACA GaaagacaaaaaattatatatgatgagCAAAAAAAGCTTGCTCAGCATCAGGCACAAACAAAATCTCAAATGGCCAAATATGAGGATGAGTTGGCGAGGAAGAGGATGCAG GCTGAAAATGAATACCACCGGGCCAGGAACCAAGAACTAGTAAAAATGCAAGAAGAATCATCAATCAGACAGGAGCAAGCTCGACGTGCAACAGAAGAACAAATCCAAGCACAAAGAAGGCAAACTGAAAGAGAGAAGGCTGAGATTGAGCGTGAAACAATCAGAGTAAGGGCTATGGCAGAAGCAGAAGGCAGAGCACATGAAGCAAAGCTAGCAGAAGATGTTAACAGGAGAATGCTGGTTGATCGTGCTAATGCTGAACGAGAAAAATGGGTTGCTGCCATAAATACCACTTTTGATCATATTGGAG GGGGTATAAAAGCCATTCTAACGGATCAAAATAAGTTGGTTGTCGCAGTTGGTGGAGTGACTGCTCTGGCAGCAGGGGTCTACACTACGAG GGAAGGTGCACGAGTAATTTGGGGATATATTGATAGAATATTGGGACAACCATCACTGATTCGAGAGTCCTCCAGGGGGAAATACCCCTGGTCTGGCATGTTTTCTCGTGGCATGAGCTCCCTATCTCGTCGTAATGATCCAGCATCTGCCTCTAAAAATGGAAATGGTTTTGGTGATGTGATTTTGCATCCTTCTCTTCAGAAAAGAATTGAACAGCTGTCATCTGCAACTGCAAATACAAAAGCACATCAAGCACCATTCAGAAACATGCTTTTTTATGGTCCTCCTGGAACTGGAAAGACAATGGCTGCTAGGGAGTTAGCTCGTAAATCT GGATTAGATTATGCATTAATGACTGGAGGAGACGTTGCTCCACTGGGGTCACAGGCTGTAACAAAGATACACCAGTTGTTTGACTGGGCTAAGAAATCAAATAGGGGTTTATTGCTTTTCATTGATGAAGCCGATGCATTTCTGTGCGA GCGGAACAAGACTTATATGAGTGAAGCACAAAGAAGTGCTTTAAATGCCCTTCTCTTCAGAACTGGTGACCAGTCTAAGGACATAGTCCTTGCTCTTGCCACAAATCGTCCTGGTGATCTTGATTCGGCTGTTGCTGATCGAATTGATGAGGTTCTAGAATTTCCCTTGCCTGGGGAAGAGGAGCGCTTCAAACTTCTTAAGCTCTATCTGGATAAGTACATAGCCCAAGCTGGATCAAGAAAATCTGGTTTTGTTAAAGATTTGTTCAAAGGAAAGCCGCAACAAATAGAAATTAGGGGATTGACTGATGATATTGTAAAGGAAGCTGCAGCTAAAACCGAGGGATTTTCTGGAAGAGAAATAGCCAAACTGATGGCAAGTGTCCAGGCTGCTGTATATGGAAGTGAGAATTGTGTGCTTGATCCAAGTTTGTTCCGTGAAGTGGTAGATTATAAAGTTGCAGAGCATCAGCAGAGAAGAAAATTGGCAGGTAGTGATAAACCTATGCCATGA